One genomic segment of Paenibacillus sp. FSL H8-0332 includes these proteins:
- a CDS encoding SPFH domain-containing protein — protein sequence MAIIEVVKYDGPPGVFAWKYPNQELGTWTQLIVNESQEAILFKGGEALDSFTAGRHTLSTANIPILSNVVNLPFGGKSPFTAEIWFVNKTNSMNVKWGTSAPLQLQDPKYKLMVAVRAFGQFGVRIEDPRKFLLKLVGTLPVFDQDTMVSYFRGLLMSNINELISSYLVHKKISILEINAYVVEISKHIQGRLSSSFLDSGIELNNFYIDSINIPDDDPATQRLKEALAKKAEMDIIGFTYQQERSFDAMEEAAGNPGNIGAGMMNAGLGLGMGFGLAGPAAEIATRMTRSMSLDGSTGSQPAPDAASKSCSGCGTLNPADARFCTGCGRSLQTPPEAENEVCHSCGKAVIPGAKFCPHCGEGLILKCAGCGHELKPGQKFCPECGTRAANR from the coding sequence ATGGCAATTATTGAAGTAGTCAAATATGACGGGCCTCCGGGCGTCTTCGCCTGGAAGTATCCGAATCAGGAGCTGGGTACCTGGACACAGCTGATTGTGAATGAATCCCAGGAAGCGATTCTGTTCAAGGGCGGAGAGGCGCTGGATTCCTTCACGGCCGGACGCCATACCCTAAGCACAGCGAATATTCCGATTCTGTCGAATGTGGTGAATCTGCCGTTCGGCGGCAAGTCCCCTTTTACCGCAGAGATCTGGTTCGTGAACAAGACGAACTCTATGAATGTCAAGTGGGGAACAAGCGCCCCGCTGCAACTGCAAGACCCCAAGTACAAACTCATGGTGGCGGTCCGCGCCTTCGGGCAGTTCGGAGTGAGAATCGAAGATCCCCGCAAATTCCTGCTGAAGCTGGTGGGGACGCTGCCGGTCTTCGATCAGGATACGATGGTGAGTTATTTCCGCGGCCTGCTGATGTCTAATATCAATGAACTCATTTCTTCTTATCTGGTGCACAAAAAAATCAGCATCCTGGAGATCAACGCCTACGTGGTTGAAATCTCCAAGCATATTCAGGGGCGCTTGTCCTCCTCATTCCTGGATAGCGGTATTGAACTTAACAACTTCTATATTGACTCGATCAATATTCCCGATGATGATCCGGCAACCCAGCGTCTCAAGGAAGCCTTGGCCAAAAAAGCAGAGATGGACATTATCGGCTTCACCTATCAGCAGGAACGAAGCTTTGATGCGATGGAGGAGGCGGCAGGCAATCCGGGCAATATAGGCGCGGGCATGATGAATGCCGGGCTGGGGCTCGGCATGGGCTTCGGGCTGGCCGGACCTGCGGCTGAGATAGCCACCCGGATGACCCGGAGCATGTCCCTGGACGGCAGTACGGGCAGCCAGCCGGCGCCGGATGCTGCTTCTAAATCCTGCTCGGGCTGCGGGACCCTTAATCCGGCAGATGCACGCTTCTGTACCGGCTGCGGGCGCAGTCTGCAAACCCCGCCGGAGGCTGAGAATGAGGTATGCCATAGCTGCGGCAAGGCGGTCATCCCTGGTGCCAAATTCTGTCCGCATTGCGGTGAAGGCCTGATTCTGAAGTGCGCAGGCTGCGGGCATGAGCTGAAGCCCGGACAGAAATTCTGTCCAGAGTGCGGTACCAGAGCGGCTAACAGGTGA
- the obgE gene encoding GTPase ObgE → MFVDKAKIYVKGGDGGDGLVAFRREKYVPDGGPAGGDGGRGGDVIFRVDEGLRTLMDFRYQRHFKADKGIKGRNKSQHGANADHMIVRIPPGTVLIDDDTQEILADLTRHGQQVVVARGGRGGRGNTRFATANNTAPELAENGEEGQERYVVMELKVMADVGLVGFPSVGKSTLLSVVSAAQPKIGAYHFTTITPNLGVVAVGDGRSFVMADLPGLIEGASEGVGLGHEFLRHVERTRIIIHVVDMSGSEGRDPFEDWVLINDELKQYNAALIDRPQIVAANKMDMPDSEENLVSFRERIAELRPDLEIMPISSLTRQGVQELLYRATDILDSIPVAPVVEEVAGKERKVYKLEAEEDNSFTITRDNEAYVVNSPRIERMIKRMQLSTHDAILKLARTLRHMGVDAELRRRGAVEGTIVRIADFEFEFVENSSYY, encoded by the coding sequence ATGTTCGTAGATAAGGCTAAGATTTATGTAAAAGGCGGGGACGGCGGAGATGGTCTCGTAGCGTTTCGCCGTGAGAAGTATGTACCGGATGGCGGTCCTGCCGGCGGAGATGGCGGCCGCGGGGGAGATGTGATTTTCCGCGTGGATGAAGGCTTACGGACCCTGATGGATTTCCGTTATCAGCGGCACTTCAAGGCTGATAAGGGAATTAAGGGGCGCAACAAGAGCCAGCACGGGGCCAACGCCGATCATATGATCGTGCGTATTCCACCTGGAACTGTGTTGATTGATGATGATACCCAGGAGATCCTGGCCGATTTAACCCGTCATGGACAACAGGTTGTGGTGGCCCGTGGCGGCCGTGGCGGCCGGGGGAATACCCGGTTTGCAACAGCGAACAATACGGCGCCGGAGCTTGCCGAGAATGGCGAAGAGGGCCAGGAGCGTTACGTGGTCATGGAGCTCAAGGTTATGGCAGATGTAGGACTGGTAGGCTTCCCAAGCGTAGGGAAATCTACGCTGCTATCGGTTGTATCTGCTGCTCAGCCGAAGATCGGAGCGTACCACTTTACCACCATTACCCCGAATCTGGGTGTAGTTGCTGTCGGAGACGGCCGCAGCTTTGTAATGGCGGATCTGCCGGGACTGATTGAGGGCGCGAGTGAAGGAGTGGGGCTGGGACATGAGTTCCTGCGCCATGTTGAACGCACGCGTATCATTATTCATGTCGTGGATATGTCCGGCTCGGAAGGCCGTGATCCTTTTGAAGACTGGGTGCTCATTAACGATGAACTTAAGCAATACAATGCAGCGCTGATTGACCGTCCGCAGATCGTGGCGGCGAATAAGATGGATATGCCTGATTCCGAGGAGAACCTGGTTTCCTTCCGTGAGCGTATCGCGGAGCTTCGTCCGGACCTTGAGATTATGCCGATCTCATCACTGACCCGTCAGGGAGTTCAGGAACTGCTCTACCGTGCTACGGATATTCTTGACAGTATTCCTGTGGCTCCGGTGGTTGAAGAAGTGGCTGGCAAAGAGCGCAAGGTGTATAAGCTGGAAGCAGAAGAGGATAACTCATTCACAATTACCCGTGATAACGAGGCCTATGTGGTCAACAGTCCGCGCATTGAGCGGATGATTAAGCGGATGCAGCTTAGCACACATGATGCTATTCTTAAGCTGGCCCGTACTTTGCGTCACATGGGTGTGGATGCCGAGTTGCGCAGACGCGGCGCCGTAGAAGGTACGATCGTGCGGATTGCTGATTTTGAATTTGAATTTGTAGAGAATAGCAGTTACTATTAA